The Streptococcaceae bacterium ESL0687 genome has a segment encoding these proteins:
- the purH gene encoding bifunctional phosphoribosylaminoimidazolecarboxamide formyltransferase/IMP cyclohydrolase produces the protein MSKRALISVSDKAGIVEFAQKLSNLNFEIISTGGTKKALDEAGIATIAIDTVTEFPEMMDGRVKTLHPKIHGGLLARRDDENHLKAMEENDIHAIDLVVVNLYPFKETILKEGVTEAEAIENIDIGGPSMIRSAAKNSQDVTVLVDPVDYEKVLEELTEEGVTSPSTRKKLAAKAFRHTAAYDALIAGYLTKEVGLETPEKLTLTYDLKESLRYGENNHQKAAFYENPLPVAYSIAQAKQLHGKKLSYNNIKDADAAIKISREYTKPTVVALKHMNPCGIGTASDIDTAFDLAYDADPVSIFGGIIVLNREVDSETAEKMSKIFLEIIIAPSFTEAALEILTRKKNIRLLTLDFSSTEACDRETVSVLGGLLIQDQDLPENDLIEDWHVVTDRKPTNEELEALEFAWNAVKHVKSNAILLANKEQTVGIGAGQMNRVGSVKIAVEQAQESGKLEGAVLASDAFFPMDDSVEFAGENGIKAIIQPGGSIKDQDSIDMANKYGIAMIFTDVRHFRH, from the coding sequence TTGTCTAAAAGAGCACTAATTAGCGTATCTGATAAAGCTGGTATTGTAGAATTTGCCCAAAAACTTTCAAATCTTAATTTTGAAATTATCTCAACCGGTGGAACAAAAAAAGCACTCGATGAGGCTGGTATAGCAACAATTGCAATCGATACGGTGACAGAATTTCCAGAGATGATGGATGGTCGCGTAAAAACCCTTCATCCTAAAATCCACGGGGGTCTTCTTGCAAGAAGAGATGATGAAAACCACCTTAAAGCCATGGAAGAAAATGACATCCATGCCATCGACTTGGTTGTAGTTAATCTTTATCCTTTCAAGGAAACCATTCTTAAAGAGGGAGTTACAGAAGCAGAAGCCATTGAAAATATTGACATTGGTGGACCAAGCATGATTCGCTCAGCTGCTAAAAACAGCCAAGACGTGACTGTTTTAGTTGATCCTGTTGATTATGAAAAAGTTTTAGAAGAACTTACAGAAGAAGGTGTAACAAGCCCTTCAACTAGGAAAAAGCTAGCTGCTAAAGCATTTAGACATACTGCAGCTTATGACGCCTTGATTGCTGGCTACTTAACCAAAGAAGTTGGTCTTGAAACGCCTGAAAAATTAACCCTAACTTATGACTTAAAAGAATCATTAAGATACGGGGAAAACAACCACCAGAAGGCTGCTTTCTATGAAAATCCTCTTCCTGTAGCCTACTCAATTGCCCAAGCTAAACAGCTTCACGGGAAAAAACTTTCATATAATAATATTAAGGATGCAGATGCTGCCATCAAGATTTCTCGTGAATATACAAAACCTACTGTTGTAGCCTTAAAACACATGAACCCTTGTGGAATTGGTACAGCTTCTGATATTGACACTGCCTTTGATCTTGCCTATGATGCAGACCCAGTTTCAATCTTCGGAGGAATCATTGTTTTAAACCGTGAGGTTGACAGTGAAACAGCTGAAAAAATGAGCAAAATCTTCCTTGAGATTATCATTGCTCCAAGCTTTACTGAAGCAGCCCTTGAAATTTTAACCCGTAAGAAAAACATTCGCCTATTAACCCTTGATTTTTCAAGCACTGAGGCATGCGATAGGGAAACTGTTTCTGTCTTAGGTGGTCTTTTAATTCAAGATCAAGATCTACCAGAAAATGACCTTATTGAAGACTGGCATGTAGTTACTGACCGCAAACCAACCAATGAAGAGCTTGAAGCCCTTGAGTTTGCTTGGAATGCTGTTAAGCATGTTAAATCAAATGCCATCCTTCTTGCTAATAAGGAGCAAACTGTTGGTATTGGTGCAGGTCAAATGAACCGTGTTGGTTCAGTTAAAATCGCTGTTGAACAAGCCCAAGAAAGCGGTAAACTTGAAGGAGCAGTTCTTGCAAGTGACGCCTTCTTCCCAATGGATGACTCAGTTGAATTTGCCGGTGAAAATGGAATTAAAGCTATTATTCAACCTGGAGGATCAATTAAGGACCAAGATTCAATTGATATGGCCAATAAATACGGCATTGCCATGATCTTTACTGACGTTCGTCATTTCAGACATTAA
- the purM gene encoding phosphoribosylformylglycinamidine cyclo-ligase codes for MANEYAKAGVDVEAGYEVVERIKKHAKRTERKGVMGALGGFGGCFDLSQYDLKEPVLVSGTDGVGTKLMLAIKEDRHDTIGIDCVAMCVNDIVAQGAEPLYFLDYIATGKNVPERLEQVVAGVSQGCLQAGAALIGGETAEMPGMYDADDYDLAGFAVGIAEKSQLVTGEKIKEGHVLLGLPSSGIHSNGYSLVRKVFFQSNDFSGDSLLPELDGQKLADALLEPTKIYVEELLPLVKNNLVDGISHITGGGFVENIPRMLPDNLAAQIELGSWPVLNIFKALEKYGQIPSMEMYEIFNMGLGMVLAVDPSKLEAVKEQLTMINAPFYQIGSVTEKVDQAVVFLGEQA; via the coding sequence ATGGCAAATGAATATGCAAAAGCTGGCGTCGATGTAGAAGCTGGTTATGAGGTAGTTGAACGTATTAAAAAACACGCAAAACGTACAGAACGTAAGGGTGTTATGGGTGCTCTAGGTGGTTTTGGTGGCTGCTTTGACCTAAGTCAATACGACTTGAAGGAACCTGTTCTTGTTTCAGGTACAGACGGAGTTGGTACCAAATTAATGCTTGCCATTAAAGAAGATAGACATGACACAATTGGGATTGACTGTGTTGCCATGTGTGTTAATGACATTGTAGCCCAAGGGGCAGAACCACTTTACTTCCTCGACTATATTGCTACTGGAAAAAATGTTCCAGAACGCCTTGAACAGGTTGTTGCCGGAGTAAGTCAAGGTTGTCTTCAAGCTGGTGCTGCCTTAATCGGCGGGGAAACAGCTGAAATGCCTGGCATGTATGATGCAGACGATTATGATTTAGCAGGTTTTGCTGTTGGGATTGCTGAAAAAAGTCAACTAGTAACTGGTGAAAAAATCAAGGAGGGGCATGTCCTTCTTGGTCTTCCTTCAAGCGGAATCCATTCAAATGGTTATTCCCTAGTTCGTAAGGTTTTCTTCCAGTCTAACGATTTTTCAGGCGACAGCCTTCTGCCTGAACTTGATGGTCAAAAGCTGGCTGATGCCCTACTTGAACCAACAAAAATCTACGTTGAAGAGCTACTACCTCTTGTAAAAAATAATCTGGTTGATGGAATCTCTCACATCACAGGTGGTGGTTTCGTTGAAAACATTCCGCGTATGCTACCTGACAACCTGGCTGCTCAAATTGAACTTGGTTCATGGCCAGTCCTTAATATTTTCAAAGCTCTTGAAAAATATGGTCAAATTCCATCAATGGAAATGTATGAAATCTTTAATATGGGACTTGGAATGGTTCTTGCAGTTGATCCGTCAAAACTTGAAGCAGTTAAGGAACAACTAACTATGATTAATGCACCTTTCTATCAAATTGGATCAGTTACTGAAAAAGTTGACCAAGCAGTTGTTTTCCTAGGGGAACAAGCATGA
- the purN gene encoding phosphoribosylglycinamide formyltransferase, with the protein MRVAVLASGSGSNFEAIAQAVEAGKLDCNLALVFSDKKDAYVHERAKKFGIESLSFSPKDFASKADYEAELLALLKNKEIDLLILAGYMRLIGKDILEAFPNKIINIHPSLLPAFPGLHGIRDAYDYGVKYTGVTVHYIDAGIDTGSIINQAVVEIKEDDSLESLEERIHKTEHILYPQTLEKLINNNK; encoded by the coding sequence ATGAGAGTGGCCGTATTAGCTTCTGGAAGTGGAAGTAATTTTGAAGCTATTGCCCAGGCTGTAGAGGCAGGAAAACTTGACTGTAATCTTGCCCTTGTCTTCTCAGATAAAAAAGATGCCTATGTCCATGAAAGAGCCAAAAAGTTTGGGATTGAATCCCTTAGCTTCTCGCCTAAGGACTTTGCCTCAAAAGCCGATTACGAAGCAGAACTTTTAGCCCTTTTAAAAAACAAGGAAATCGATTTATTAATTTTAGCAGGTTACATGCGTCTAATTGGAAAGGATATTTTAGAGGCCTTCCCTAATAAAATAATCAACATCCATCCCTCTCTTCTACCAGCCTTTCCTGGCCTTCATGGCATCCGTGATGCCTATGACTACGGGGTTAAATATACTGGTGTCACAGTTCATTACATTGATGCTGGAATTGACACAGGATCAATTATTAACCAGGCTGTTGTAGAAATTAAAGAAGATGATAGTCTAGAAAGTTTGGAAGAACGCATTCATAAGACCGAACATATTTTATATCCCCAAACTCTAGAAAAATTAATCAATAACAATAAATAA
- the purD gene encoding phosphoribosylamine--glycine ligase gives MKLLVIGSGGREHAIAKKFLEDEKVNQVFCAKGNPGMKKDGITLVDIPEDDHSSLIAFAKENDIAWTFVGPELPLENGIVDDFQQAGLKIFGPDKAAAQIEGSKDFAKKLMDNYSIPTAAYATFTDLDQAKKYVQEKGAPIVIKADGLAAGKGVVVAEDMDMALSALEDMLEGNKFGQSGSKVVVEDFLEGEEFSLLAFVRNEKVYPMVISQDHKRAYDGDLGPNTGGMGAYSPVPQISQEMVDLAIKEVLLPAASGMVADGTPFTGILYAGLIATQDGPKVIEFNARFGDPETQVVLPRLESSLVDIITNLLADEEPLLSWNDQVTLGVVVAAEGYPGTYKKGMILPDFKSDLVNVYYAGVDEQEGKLTANGGRILLVQASGTSLEEAQTKIYDLLEETPMDHMFYRKDIGNKALNR, from the coding sequence TTGAAGTTACTAGTAATTGGAAGCGGTGGTCGTGAACATGCCATTGCTAAAAAATTTTTAGAAGATGAAAAGGTCAATCAGGTTTTTTGTGCCAAGGGTAACCCTGGTATGAAAAAAGACGGAATTACTCTTGTTGATATTCCAGAAGATGACCACTCAAGCTTAATAGCCTTTGCCAAGGAAAATGATATAGCATGGACCTTTGTAGGGCCAGAACTTCCGCTTGAAAATGGAATTGTTGATGACTTTCAGCAGGCGGGACTTAAAATTTTTGGACCAGATAAGGCGGCAGCTCAGATTGAAGGGTCTAAGGACTTTGCTAAAAAGTTAATGGACAACTACAGTATTCCAACGGCAGCCTATGCGACCTTTACAGACCTTGATCAGGCTAAGAAATATGTTCAAGAAAAGGGTGCTCCAATTGTAATTAAGGCAGATGGGCTTGCAGCTGGTAAGGGTGTTGTTGTTGCTGAAGATATGGATATGGCCCTGTCAGCTCTTGAGGACATGCTTGAAGGTAATAAATTTGGGCAATCAGGATCTAAGGTTGTCGTTGAGGACTTCCTTGAAGGAGAAGAATTCTCCCTTCTAGCCTTTGTCAGAAATGAGAAGGTTTACCCAATGGTTATCTCTCAGGATCATAAAAGAGCCTATGATGGTGACCTAGGACCTAATACTGGTGGTATGGGTGCATACTCACCGGTGCCACAAATTTCCCAGGAAATGGTTGATCTTGCCATTAAAGAAGTCCTTCTTCCTGCTGCCTCTGGTATGGTAGCTGACGGTACTCCTTTTACTGGTATTTTGTATGCAGGTCTTATTGCAACCCAGGATGGGCCTAAGGTTATTGAATTTAATGCCCGCTTTGGTGACCCTGAGACTCAAGTAGTCCTTCCAAGACTTGAAAGTAGCCTGGTTGATATTATTACTAATCTTTTGGCCGACGAGGAACCTCTTTTAAGCTGGAATGATCAAGTAACCCTTGGTGTAGTAGTTGCTGCAGAGGGATATCCTGGAACTTATAAAAAAGGAATGATTCTTCCTGACTTTAAGTCTGATTTGGTTAATGTTTATTACGCAGGTGTTGATGAACAGGAGGGAAAACTTACTGCAAATGGTGGACGAATCCTTCTTGTCCAAGCTTCAGGAACAAGTCTTGAAGAAGCTCAGACAAAAATTTATGACCTTTTAGAAGAAACTCCAATGGACCACATGTTCTACCGTAAAGATATCGGTAACAAGGCCCTAAATCGTTAA